In Haliaeetus albicilla chromosome 12, bHalAlb1.1, whole genome shotgun sequence, a genomic segment contains:
- the NOG gene encoding noggin, giving the protein MDHSQCLVTIYALVVLLGLRLEQGACQHYLHIRPAPSDNLPLVDLIEHPDPIFDPKEKDLNETLLRNLMGGHFDPNFMAISLPEDRLGVDDLAELDLLLRQRPSGAMPSEIKGLEFYDGLQPGKKHRLSKKLRRKLQMWLWSQTFCPVLYTWNDLGSRFWPRYVKVGSCYSKRSCSVPEGMVCKPAKSVHLTILRWRCQRRGGQRCTWIPIQYPIISECKCSC; this is encoded by the coding sequence ATGGATCATTCCCAGTGCCTTGTGACTATATACGCCTTGGTGGTTCTGCTGGGTCTCCGGCTAGAGCAGGGCGCCTGCCAGCACTATCTGCACATCCGACCGGCTCCCAGCGACAACTTGCCCTTGGTGGATCTAATCGAGCACCCGGACCCTATCTTTGACCCCAAGGAGAAGGATCTTAACGAGACCTTGCTAAGGAACCTCATGGGCGGACACTTCGACCCTAACTTTATGGCTATTTCCTTGCCCGAGGACCGGCTCGGAGTGGACGATCTAGCTGAGCTGGACTTGCTGCTCAGGCAGAGACCCTCGGGAGCGATGCCCAGCGAAATCAAAGGGCTGGAGTTTTACGACGGGCTGCAGCCGGGCAAGAAGCACAGGCTGAGCAAGAAGCTGCGCAGGAAGCTGCAGATGTGGCTCTGGTCCCAGACCTTCTGCCCGGTCCTATACACGTGGAACGATCTCGGCAGCCGCTTTTGGCCCCGGTACGTCAAAGTGGGCAGCTGCTACAGTAAAAGGTCTTGTTCGGTCCCAGAAGGCATGGTTTGCAAACCTGCCAAGTCCGTGCATTTAACGATCCTGAGGTGGAGGTGCCAGCGTCGGGGAGGGCAGAGGTGCACATGGATACCCATCCAGTACCCCATCATTTCGGAGTGCAAGTGCTCCTGCTAG